In the Gorilla gorilla gorilla isolate KB3781 chromosome 10, NHGRI_mGorGor1-v2.1_pri, whole genome shotgun sequence genome, one interval contains:
- the LOC101137306 gene encoding large ribosomal subunit protein uL22, producing the protein MVRYSLDPENPTKSCKSRGSNLRVHFKNTRETAQAIKGMHIRKATKYLKDVTLQKQCVPFRRYNGGVGRCEQAKQWGWTQGRWPKKSAEFLLHMLKNAESNAELKGLDVDSLVIEHIQVNKAPKMRRRTYRAHGRINPYMSSPCHIEMILTEKEQIVPKPEEEVAQKKKISQKKLKKQKLMARE; encoded by the coding sequence ATGGTTCGCTATTCACTTGACCCGGAGAACCCCACGAAATCATGCAAATCAAGAGGTTCCAATCTTCGTGTTCACTTTAAGAACACTCGTGAAACTGCTCAGGCCATCAAGGGTATGCATATACGAAAAGCCACGAAGTATCTGAAAGATGTCACTTTACAGAAACAGTGTGTACCATTCCGACGTTACAATGGTGGAGTTGGCAGGTGTGAGCAGGCCAAGCAGTGGGGCTGGACACAAGGTCGGTGGCCCAAAAAGAGTGCTGAATTTTTGCTGCACATGCTTAAAAACGCAGAGAGTAATGCTGAACTTAAGGGTTTAGATGTAGATTCTCTGGTCATTGAGCATATCCAAGTGAACAAAGCACCTAAGATGCGCCGCCGGACCTACAGAGCTCATGGTCGGATTAACCCATACATGAGCTCTCCCTGCCACATTGAGATGATCCTTACAGAAAAGGAACAGATTGTTCCTAAACCAGAAGAGGAGGTTGCCCAGAAGAAAAAGATATCccagaagaaactgaagaaacaaaaacttatggCACGGGAGTAA